From a single Streptomyces sp. NBC_00377 genomic region:
- a CDS encoding NUDIX domain-containing protein, which produces MPSVHLRHSVRAIILDDDDFILLCRFAIPEPAGTVVWAAPGGGIERDETPLAALRRELQEEVGLAVRTDPPHVWHQEVVAPGHAAGYDGVVNDYFLVRTARFNPRGTMSDDQLAAENISGLKWWHPREVARYDGPDLFSPRDLATPLTALITSGVPTGPVLLGL; this is translated from the coding sequence ATGCCATCTGTGCACCTGCGTCATTCAGTGCGCGCGATCATTCTCGACGACGACGACTTCATCCTTCTCTGCCGGTTCGCGATTCCAGAGCCGGCGGGAACGGTGGTGTGGGCGGCTCCCGGCGGAGGGATCGAGCGGGACGAGACGCCGCTTGCGGCGCTGCGCCGCGAACTCCAGGAAGAGGTGGGACTTGCGGTCAGGACCGACCCGCCGCACGTCTGGCATCAGGAAGTCGTGGCCCCTGGACATGCTGCGGGCTACGACGGCGTCGTCAACGACTATTTCCTCGTACGCACCGCCAGGTTCAATCCGCGCGGGACGATGTCCGACGACCAGCTCGCCGCGGAGAACATCAGCGGTCTCAAGTGGTGGCACCCGCGCGAAGTCGCCCGTTATGACGGTCCCGACCTGTTCTCACCCCGCGACCTTGCGACTCCTTTGACGGCATTGATCACCTCCGGTGTTCCAACCGGGCCGGTGCTGCTCGGCCTCTGA
- a CDS encoding helix-turn-helix domain-containing protein has translation MPAVALAVTDGMLHYELSVAVEVFGADLTHIVDPWYDFSLCGRGPVHVDRFRLEPDHGLDHLAQADTVIVPGWADTDRDPPAELVEAVRAAHAAGARVASLCTGAFVLGAAGLLDGRRATTHWGHTRELARRHPAATVDPDVLYVDNGDVLTSAGKAAAMDLCLHLVRLDHGSANANKIARRLVVPPHRDGGQAQFIATPLPAPGNHPLGELFPWALQRLDQPLTVEDLARQARMSSRHLGRHFKHLTGTTPLQWLHTQRIRHAQELLETTDATVDTIAAATGMGTATTLRRHFHRSVGVPPDTYRRTFRP, from the coding sequence ATGCCCGCTGTTGCGCTGGCCGTCACCGACGGCATGCTCCACTACGAACTGTCCGTGGCCGTCGAGGTCTTCGGAGCCGACCTGACCCACATCGTGGACCCCTGGTACGACTTCTCCCTCTGCGGGAGGGGTCCGGTGCACGTCGACCGCTTCCGCCTGGAACCCGACCACGGACTCGACCACCTCGCGCAAGCGGACACAGTGATCGTCCCCGGCTGGGCCGACACCGACCGCGACCCGCCCGCCGAGCTGGTCGAGGCGGTGCGAGCGGCCCACGCGGCCGGTGCCCGCGTGGCCTCACTGTGCACGGGCGCCTTCGTCCTGGGCGCGGCAGGACTGCTCGACGGCAGGCGCGCCACCACACACTGGGGCCACACACGGGAACTGGCCCGGCGCCACCCGGCGGCAACCGTCGATCCGGACGTCCTCTACGTCGACAACGGCGACGTCCTCACCTCCGCGGGAAAGGCCGCCGCCATGGACCTGTGCCTGCACCTGGTCCGCCTCGACCACGGCTCGGCCAACGCCAACAAGATCGCCCGACGCCTGGTCGTCCCGCCCCACCGCGACGGTGGCCAGGCCCAGTTCATCGCCACCCCCCTCCCCGCCCCAGGCAACCACCCCCTGGGTGAGCTCTTCCCCTGGGCGCTTCAGAGGCTGGACCAGCCGCTGACCGTGGAGGATCTGGCCCGTCAGGCCCGCATGAGCTCACGCCACCTCGGCCGCCACTTCAAGCACCTCACCGGCACCACGCCACTGCAATGGCTCCACACCCAGCGCATTCGCCACGCCCAGGAACTGCTGGAAACCACCGACGCCACCGTGGACACCATCGCCGCGGCCACCGGCATGGGCACCGCCACCACCCTGCGCCGCCACTTCCACCGCAGCGTCGGCGTCCCACCCGACACCTACCGCCGCACCTTCCGTCCCTGA
- a CDS encoding saccharopine dehydrogenase family protein: MESGQLVTVFGAYGHTGRFVVAELAARGFVPVLSGRNAQALEELAREHGLEARVASVDDPASLDRALAGTAAVINCAGPFASTIGPVIEAALRANIPYLDVAAELEANLDTFTHYRERARDAGAVIVPAMAFFGGLGDLLATAAMGDWTEADEAHIAYALSNWHPTAGTRLSGAVSRERRGEHRLRYRGGQWERRTDAAPTLEWVFPEPMGSRPVIGEFTMADVVTVPQHLSIPDVTTYMTAEAARDVAAPHTPAPTAADESGRSNQTFLVDVVVRSGGAERRATAGGQDIYAVTAPLVTEALERVLTGRTKTVGVVSAGEIFDAPDFLHALDPHITLDLHPQKQNA; the protein is encoded by the coding sequence ATGGAGTCAGGTCAGCTGGTGACGGTGTTCGGCGCCTACGGTCACACAGGGCGGTTCGTGGTGGCGGAGCTGGCCGCACGTGGGTTCGTCCCGGTGCTGTCCGGGCGCAACGCGCAGGCCTTGGAAGAGCTGGCCCGCGAGCACGGGCTGGAGGCCCGGGTGGCGTCGGTCGACGACCCGGCCTCGCTGGACCGGGCCCTGGCGGGAACGGCGGCGGTCATCAACTGCGCCGGCCCCTTCGCCTCGACCATCGGCCCGGTGATCGAGGCCGCGCTCCGTGCGAACATCCCCTACCTGGACGTGGCCGCCGAGCTCGAGGCCAACCTCGACACCTTCACCCACTACCGCGAGCGGGCCCGGGATGCGGGAGCGGTGATCGTCCCGGCCATGGCCTTCTTCGGCGGCCTCGGCGACCTGCTCGCCACCGCGGCGATGGGCGACTGGACCGAAGCCGACGAGGCGCACATCGCCTACGCACTCAGCAACTGGCACCCCACCGCCGGTACCCGGCTCTCCGGCGCGGTCTCCCGCGAGCGACGCGGCGAGCACCGCCTGCGCTATAGGGGCGGACAGTGGGAGCGCCGCACCGACGCCGCGCCCACCCTGGAGTGGGTCTTCCCGGAACCGATGGGATCCCGGCCGGTGATCGGGGAGTTCACGATGGCGGACGTCGTCACCGTCCCCCAGCACCTCTCCATCCCCGATGTGACCACCTACATGACCGCCGAGGCGGCCCGAGACGTCGCCGCCCCCCACACGCCGGCCCCGACCGCCGCCGACGAGAGCGGGCGCTCGAACCAGACCTTCCTCGTCGACGTCGTCGTCCGCTCCGGCGGAGCCGAGCGCCGGGCCACGGCCGGCGGCCAGGACATCTACGCCGTCACCGCGCCCCTGGTCACCGAGGCCCTCGAGCGCGTCCTGACCGGCCGCACCAAGACCGTCGGCGTCGTCTCCGCCGGCGAGATCTTCGACGCTCCTGACTTCCTGCACGCGCTCGACCCGCACATCACACTCGACCTGCACCCGCAGAAGCAGAACGCCTGA
- a CDS encoding DUF1569 domain-containing protein: MSSIDLARLAERLHQNLGRPERELLAPGSSWTLSQTLQHCAQTVRYSVTGYPALKPALFRATAGTLAKRVFLRRGAMKHSLAAEIDGAPPLDPELPVTEAAAGLTDAVALFASHTAEHAPHPAYGRCTHDEFARLHAMHLAEHLPGLVDA; the protein is encoded by the coding sequence ATGTCCTCGATCGATCTCGCCCGGCTCGCTGAACGGCTGCACCAGAACCTCGGCCGCCCCGAGCGCGAGCTGCTGGCGCCGGGAAGTTCCTGGACTCTGTCCCAGACGCTTCAGCACTGTGCCCAGACCGTCCGCTACTCCGTGACCGGCTATCCCGCGCTCAAGCCGGCCCTGTTCCGCGCGACGGCAGGCACCCTGGCCAAACGGGTCTTCCTGCGTCGCGGCGCCATGAAGCACTCGCTCGCTGCGGAGATCGACGGGGCGCCACCCCTGGACCCGGAACTGCCAGTGACGGAGGCCGCGGCCGGCCTTACGGACGCGGTGGCACTGTTCGCCAGCCACACGGCAGAGCACGCCCCCCACCCCGCCTACGGACGCTGCACGCACGACGAGTTCGCGCGACTGCACGCCATGCATCTCGCCGAGCACCTTCCCGGCCTGGTGGACGCCTGA
- a CDS encoding flavin-containing monooxygenase, which yields MSAHFEVIVVGAGISGVGAGVRLREAGIRDFLIIEAAGDFGGTWRANTYPGCQCDVPSRLYSYSFAPNPDWTRVYAHQPEILAYVRRVADTWRLREHTLFGASVTEARWQPGQARWLVRTETGEYTARFLVAGAGPWNEPLLPDVPGLDRFPGEVFHSARWNHDYDLRGKRVAVLGTGASAVQFVPAIAPEVARLHLFQRTAQWVLPKLDHHIPKAERWAMRRLPGVRAAVASLEYRAMETLGRGFRRPALMRGVQAVARAHLRAAVRDAGLRRKLTPDYTLGCKRVLFSNHYYPALNRPNVAVHAAAVQAVEGTTVHGADGSAAEVDAIILGTGFHILDTPLSGLVRDGAGRSLADHWRGSPEAYLGTVVAGFPNAFLLLGPGLGTGHSSAFAILEAQLDLVLSAIRAAREGDWTALEVRGDVQAAYNARLQAALAGTVYNSGGCRSYYLDVNGRNSFSWPWSTDRLRAEVGRFDARDFTVTRTPGGVTGLRQSTA from the coding sequence TTGAGCGCACACTTCGAGGTCATCGTCGTCGGCGCCGGCATCTCCGGAGTGGGCGCCGGGGTCCGGCTGCGTGAGGCCGGAATCCGGGACTTCCTGATCATCGAGGCGGCCGGCGACTTCGGCGGCACGTGGCGGGCCAACACCTACCCCGGCTGCCAGTGCGACGTGCCGTCCCGCCTGTACAGCTATTCCTTCGCCCCCAATCCGGACTGGACACGGGTGTACGCGCACCAGCCGGAGATCCTCGCGTACGTGAGGCGGGTCGCCGACACCTGGCGGCTGCGCGAGCACACCTTGTTCGGGGCGTCCGTGACGGAGGCCCGATGGCAGCCCGGCCAAGCCCGCTGGCTCGTACGGACGGAGACCGGCGAGTACACCGCCCGGTTCCTTGTGGCCGGAGCCGGCCCGTGGAACGAGCCCCTTCTTCCGGACGTCCCCGGCCTTGACCGCTTCCCGGGCGAAGTGTTCCACTCCGCGCGCTGGAACCACGACTACGATCTGCGCGGCAAGCGGGTCGCCGTCCTCGGCACCGGCGCCTCGGCCGTGCAGTTCGTCCCCGCGATCGCTCCTGAGGTCGCCCGACTCCATCTGTTCCAGCGCACCGCCCAGTGGGTGCTCCCCAAGCTCGACCATCACATACCGAAGGCCGAACGATGGGCGATGCGCCGTCTGCCCGGCGTACGGGCCGCGGTGGCGTCGCTGGAGTACCGGGCCATGGAGACGCTCGGACGCGGGTTCAGGCGCCCCGCGCTGATGCGCGGCGTACAGGCCGTCGCGCGGGCCCATCTGCGCGCGGCCGTCCGCGACGCCGGACTGCGCCGCAAGCTGACCCCCGACTACACCCTGGGCTGCAAGCGCGTCCTGTTCTCCAACCACTACTACCCCGCACTGAACCGGCCGAATGTCGCCGTGCACGCCGCCGCCGTACAGGCCGTCGAAGGCACCACCGTGCATGGGGCGGACGGCAGCGCCGCCGAGGTGGACGCGATCATCCTCGGCACCGGTTTCCACATTCTCGACACGCCGCTCTCGGGTCTCGTCCGCGACGGAGCCGGCCGCTCGCTCGCCGACCACTGGCGGGGCTCCCCCGAGGCGTACCTCGGCACCGTCGTCGCGGGCTTCCCCAACGCCTTTCTGCTCCTCGGCCCCGGCCTGGGCACCGGGCATTCGTCGGCCTTCGCCATCCTGGAGGCTCAGCTCGACCTCGTCCTGAGCGCCATCAGGGCGGCGCGGGAGGGCGATTGGACGGCGCTGGAGGTACGCGGCGACGTCCAGGCGGCGTACAACGCCCGGCTACAGGCCGCTCTGGCCGGCACCGTCTACAACTCCGGGGGGTGCAGGAGCTACTACCTGGACGTCAACGGCCGCAACAGTTTCAGCTGGCCCTGGTCCACCGACCGGCTCCGCGCCGAGGTCGGCCGGTTCGACGCGCGCGACTTCACCGTCACCCGCACGCCCGGCGGCGTCACCGGCCTACGGCAGAGCACCGCGTGA
- a CDS encoding patatin-like phospholipase family protein, producing MARRRALVIGCGGTLGFAWTVAALAAAEEQLNWDARTAEVLVGTSAGAEVVAALGSGRSVSDLLAALRAEPGADPLLLNHVHTHPGALPPVPRPGLPAAGLVAAAVQGRVSPGSGLVGLLPRGRGDAGWLHRFGAALADGRPWLDSTRTWLIAADARSGRRVAFGAPGSPTTDLGSAIAASWAIPGWFPPVRISGRTYLDGGALSPTSADLLVPLGLDEVVIVAPMATSGGAPATGLSRFERVLRRWMTRTVDAEVLRLRAAGCRVVRIEPGTQELAVMGPNFMDLRRRPDTLDVSLRTAPDRVKQAIGRSI from the coding sequence GTGGCACGTCGGCGTGCGCTCGTCATCGGGTGTGGCGGCACACTCGGATTCGCGTGGACCGTCGCCGCGCTCGCCGCCGCCGAGGAGCAGCTGAACTGGGACGCGCGAACCGCCGAGGTGCTGGTGGGGACGTCCGCCGGAGCGGAAGTCGTGGCTGCTCTCGGATCCGGACGATCCGTGTCCGACCTGCTCGCGGCGTTACGGGCCGAGCCCGGCGCGGACCCGCTCCTGCTCAACCACGTCCACACCCACCCCGGTGCGCTGCCTCCTGTTCCGAGGCCCGGGCTGCCCGCAGCCGGGCTGGTGGCGGCCGCCGTCCAGGGCCGGGTCTCGCCAGGTTCGGGGCTGGTGGGACTACTGCCTCGCGGCCGCGGCGATGCGGGCTGGCTGCACCGGTTCGGCGCCGCCCTGGCGGACGGCAGACCCTGGCTGGACTCCACGCGCACCTGGCTGATCGCGGCCGACGCGCGCTCGGGCCGGCGGGTCGCGTTCGGCGCGCCGGGGTCCCCGACCACGGACCTCGGCAGCGCGATCGCCGCGTCCTGGGCGATCCCCGGCTGGTTCCCACCCGTGCGGATCAGCGGACGGACCTATCTCGACGGTGGAGCGTTGTCGCCGACCTCGGCGGACCTGCTGGTGCCCCTGGGGCTGGACGAGGTCGTGATCGTCGCCCCCATGGCGACGTCCGGGGGCGCGCCGGCCACCGGCCTGAGCCGTTTCGAAAGGGTTTTGCGCCGCTGGATGACCCGGACCGTCGATGCGGAAGTGCTCCGGCTGCGCGCGGCGGGGTGCCGCGTGGTCCGCATCGAGCCCGGCACGCAGGAACTGGCCGTGATGGGGCCCAACTTCATGGATCTGCGGCGACGGCCGGACACCCTCGACGTTTCCCTGCGCACGGCACCCGACCGCGTCAAGCAAGCCATCGGCAGGAGCATTTGA
- a CDS encoding TetR/AcrR family transcriptional regulator, giving the protein MARLTRAESQARTREHVLDTAHELFLRDGFTTTSIERVAEAAGYSKGAVYSNFATKNQLCLAVLDRIAMQQVAHIAAAMGDAPRIEDRLAGFARWAEQHIGDSSWTALEVEFATANRRDAQVCAQLAHRRRTVTELLAHLIRAQTEELGITPHMPADTAALVLLSLGIGIGVQRAFDPTVPVQPVVDLLHRFLTE; this is encoded by the coding sequence GTGGCAAGACTGACCCGGGCCGAGAGCCAGGCCCGCACCCGCGAACATGTCCTCGACACCGCGCACGAGTTGTTCCTGCGCGACGGCTTCACGACCACCTCCATCGAGCGGGTCGCGGAGGCCGCCGGCTACTCCAAGGGCGCGGTGTACTCCAACTTCGCGACCAAGAACCAGCTCTGCCTGGCCGTCCTGGACCGCATCGCCATGCAGCAAGTGGCGCACATAGCCGCCGCCATGGGTGACGCGCCCCGCATCGAGGACCGGCTCGCCGGCTTCGCCCGCTGGGCTGAGCAGCACATCGGCGACAGCTCGTGGACCGCCCTGGAAGTCGAGTTCGCGACCGCCAACCGCCGCGACGCGCAGGTCTGCGCGCAGCTCGCCCACCGACGGCGCACCGTCACCGAGCTCCTCGCGCACCTCATCCGGGCTCAGACGGAGGAACTGGGAATCACGCCCCACATGCCCGCGGACACCGCCGCCCTGGTCCTGCTCAGCCTCGGGATCGGCATCGGCGTCCAGCGCGCATTCGACCCCACCGTCCCCGTGCAGCCAGTCGTCGACCTGCTCCACCGCTTCCTGACCGAGTGA
- a CDS encoding GNAT family N-acetyltransferase, with protein sequence MPELQRLHTAHAPAVLAFELANRDYFAASVSDRGDEFYDQFTARHRALLAEQEAGICAFYVLVTDDGSVLGRFNLYDFEDGGAQLGYRVAQHVAGRGVATATVQELCRLAAARHGVRTLRAATSHENVASRKVLTKAGFVPVGPAGPADLGGKSGTWFQRDLAVKP encoded by the coding sequence GTGCCCGAACTACAGCGGCTGCATACCGCCCATGCCCCGGCGGTCCTGGCCTTCGAGCTGGCGAACCGCGACTACTTCGCTGCCTCGGTCTCCGATCGCGGCGACGAGTTCTACGACCAGTTCACCGCCCGGCACAGGGCACTGCTGGCTGAACAAGAGGCCGGCATCTGCGCCTTCTACGTGCTCGTCACCGATGACGGCTCGGTTCTGGGCCGGTTCAACCTGTACGACTTCGAAGACGGCGGCGCACAACTCGGCTACCGGGTCGCACAGCACGTCGCCGGCCGCGGCGTGGCGACCGCGACCGTCCAGGAGCTGTGCCGGCTGGCGGCGGCCCGGCACGGGGTGCGCACGCTTCGCGCGGCCACCTCCCACGAGAACGTCGCGTCCCGGAAAGTGCTGACCAAGGCAGGGTTCGTCCCGGTCGGCCCGGCCGGTCCGGCGGACCTGGGCGGTAAGTCGGGCACCTGGTTTCAGCGTGACCTGGCAGTGAAGCCGTAG
- a CDS encoding family 2B encapsulin nanocompartment shell protein has protein sequence MSVDSIPDVLTTPVAPQQSLSTAAARNLASITKSAPQMQEITSRWLLRMLPWVEAEGGAYRVNRRLRHTLGDGRIEFDQEGATVRVIPRGLGELALLRGFEDTDVLTALADRCAQRDFAAGEVLVERGSPADRIHLIAHGRLIQTSEGQYGAENTIAVLAGGEYFGEKALSDSDARHDCTVTAETSGTLLTLCRADFAAVQACAPHLRVHVGTFGSRTRQRQNKHGEAEIALSAGHVGEAELPGTFVDYELKPREYELSVAQTVLRIHTRVADLYNGPMNQSEEQLRLTIEALRERQEHELINNREFGLLHNADFKQRIQPRLGPPTPDDMDELLCRRRGTKLFLAHPRTIAAIGRGFNACGLYPDHVDLGGQSVPAWRGVPILPCNKIPISKEQTSSIIAMRTGEKNQGVIGLRQTGLVDEYEPGLSVRFMGINEQAIISYLVSTYYSAAVLLPDALGVMENVQIAPRPRSSPGPQQVHP, from the coding sequence ATGTCCGTCGACAGCATCCCGGACGTTCTGACCACCCCCGTCGCGCCGCAGCAGTCGCTGAGTACCGCCGCGGCCCGCAACCTCGCCAGTATCACCAAGTCCGCCCCGCAGATGCAGGAGATCACCTCCCGCTGGCTGCTGCGGATGCTGCCCTGGGTCGAGGCCGAGGGCGGCGCCTACCGGGTCAACCGGCGGTTGCGCCATACCCTCGGCGACGGGCGCATCGAGTTCGACCAGGAGGGTGCCACGGTCCGGGTGATCCCCCGGGGTCTCGGTGAACTGGCCCTGTTGCGCGGATTCGAGGACACAGACGTCCTCACCGCGCTCGCCGACCGCTGCGCACAGCGCGACTTCGCGGCGGGCGAAGTCCTCGTCGAGCGCGGCAGCCCCGCGGACCGCATCCACCTGATCGCCCACGGTCGGCTCATCCAGACCTCCGAGGGCCAGTACGGCGCAGAGAACACCATCGCGGTACTCGCGGGCGGCGAGTACTTCGGTGAGAAGGCACTGTCGGACTCCGACGCCCGCCACGACTGCACGGTCACCGCCGAGACCTCCGGCACCCTCCTCACCCTCTGCCGTGCCGACTTCGCCGCCGTCCAGGCCTGCGCGCCCCACCTCCGGGTCCACGTCGGCACGTTCGGCTCCCGCACGCGGCAGCGGCAGAACAAACACGGTGAGGCCGAGATCGCCCTGTCGGCCGGTCACGTCGGCGAGGCCGAACTGCCGGGCACGTTCGTCGACTACGAACTGAAGCCTCGCGAGTACGAGCTCTCCGTCGCACAGACCGTTCTGAGGATCCACACCCGGGTCGCCGACCTCTACAACGGTCCGATGAACCAGAGCGAGGAGCAACTCAGGCTCACCATCGAGGCGTTGCGTGAGCGTCAGGAACACGAGCTCATCAACAACCGCGAGTTCGGGCTGCTGCACAACGCCGACTTCAAGCAACGCATCCAGCCCCGCCTCGGCCCGCCGACCCCGGACGACATGGACGAGCTGCTCTGCCGGCGGCGCGGCACCAAACTGTTCCTCGCCCATCCCCGGACGATCGCCGCCATCGGACGTGGCTTCAACGCCTGCGGTCTCTACCCCGACCACGTCGACCTCGGAGGGCAGTCCGTCCCCGCCTGGCGCGGGGTCCCCATCCTGCCCTGCAACAAGATCCCGATCAGCAAGGAGCAGACCAGCTCCATCATCGCGATGCGCACCGGCGAAAAGAACCAGGGCGTCATCGGCCTGCGGCAGACAGGACTGGTGGACGAGTACGAACCGGGGCTCTCCGTGCGGTTCATGGGCATCAACGAACAGGCGATCATCTCCTACCTCGTCAGCACCTACTACTCCGCCGCGGTACTCCTGCCGGACGCCCTCGGCGTGATGGAGAACGTGCAGATCGCCCCCAGGCCGCGCTCAAGCCCCGGCCCGCAGCAGGTCCACCCCTGA
- a CDS encoding family 2 encapsulin nanocompartment cargo protein terpene cyclase: MPDSGPLGTSLPGQRPTPPAAVPDAHAPAVVDPPVTPSASGFLAALHPPVTIPDPPLPPPPAPAVRDTPDRTAPGSALPGFLPGPTGLGTTSLALAGKYKTSLPKPVTPAPPPPAEGRAVPGLYHHPVPEPDPARVEEVSRRIKRWAEDEVQLYPEEWEGQFDGFSVGRYMVACHPDAPTVDHLMLATRLMVAENALDDCYCEDHGGSPVGLGGRLLLAHTALDHFHTTAEYAPAWQESLTSDAPRRAYVSAMDYFARAATPSQADRYRHDMARLHMGYLAEAAWAQTGHVPEVWEYLAMRQFNNFRPCPTITDTVGNYELPADLHARPDMQRVIALAGNATTLVNDLYSYTKELDSPGRHLNLPVVIAEREHLSERDAYLKAVEVHNELQHAFEAAAADVAQACPLPTVLRFLAGLAAWVDGNHDWHRTNTFRYSLPDFW, encoded by the coding sequence ATGCCCGACTCCGGGCCCCTGGGAACATCCCTCCCCGGGCAGCGGCCGACGCCGCCCGCAGCCGTGCCGGACGCCCACGCGCCGGCGGTCGTGGACCCTCCGGTCACGCCGAGCGCCTCTGGCTTTCTGGCGGCACTGCATCCACCGGTCACGATCCCCGATCCGCCACTGCCCCCGCCGCCCGCCCCGGCCGTACGGGACACGCCTGACAGGACCGCGCCCGGCTCCGCCCTCCCGGGATTCCTGCCCGGCCCGACCGGACTGGGCACCACCTCGCTCGCCCTCGCCGGGAAGTACAAAACCTCCCTCCCGAAGCCCGTGACCCCGGCACCCCCTCCGCCCGCCGAGGGGCGAGCCGTTCCCGGTCTCTACCACCATCCCGTCCCCGAGCCCGACCCCGCGCGCGTCGAGGAGGTGAGCCGCCGGATCAAGCGCTGGGCCGAGGACGAGGTCCAGCTCTATCCCGAGGAGTGGGAGGGACAGTTCGACGGCTTCTCCGTCGGCCGTTACATGGTCGCCTGCCATCCGGACGCGCCCACGGTCGACCACCTGATGCTCGCCACGCGGCTCATGGTCGCGGAGAACGCGCTGGACGACTGCTACTGCGAGGACCACGGCGGGTCACCCGTGGGTCTCGGCGGGCGCCTCCTCCTCGCCCACACCGCGCTCGACCACTTCCACACCACCGCGGAGTACGCGCCCGCATGGCAGGAATCCCTCACGTCGGACGCCCCGCGCCGGGCGTACGTCAGCGCGATGGACTACTTCGCCCGCGCGGCCACACCCTCCCAGGCCGACCGCTACCGACACGACATGGCCCGGCTGCACATGGGCTACCTCGCCGAGGCCGCCTGGGCGCAGACCGGTCACGTCCCGGAAGTGTGGGAGTACCTGGCGATGCGCCAGTTCAACAACTTCCGTCCCTGTCCCACGATCACCGACACTGTCGGCAACTACGAACTGCCCGCGGACCTGCACGCCCGGCCGGACATGCAACGGGTCATCGCGCTCGCCGGCAACGCGACCACCCTCGTCAACGACCTCTACTCGTACACCAAGGAACTCGACAGCCCGGGCCGCCACCTGAACCTGCCGGTGGTGATCGCGGAACGCGAGCACCTCTCCGAGCGCGACGCCTATCTGAAGGCCGTCGAGGTCCACAACGAACTCCAGCACGCCTTCGAGGCCGCCGCGGCCGACGTCGCGCAGGCCTGCCCGCTTCCCACCGTGCTGCGCTTCCTCGCAGGCCTGGCCGCCTGGGTCGACGGCAACCACGACTGGCACCGCACCAACACCTTCCGCTACAGCCTGCCCGACTTCTGGTAA
- a CDS encoding geranyl diphosphate 2-C-methyltransferase, whose translation MTTETTSTATPPTAKIPAPATPYQGDIASYWNNEARPVNLRLGDVDGLYHHHYGIGSVDYAALGDPAHSEYEKKLIAELHRLESAQADFLMDHLGPVGPDDTLVDAGCGRGGSMVMAHHRFGCRVEGVTLSATQAEFGNRRARELRIEDHVRSRVCNMLDTPFGKGSIAASWNNESTMYVDLHDLFAEHSRFLRVGGRYVTITGCWNPRYGQPSKWVSQINAHFECNIHSRREYLRAMADNRLVPHTIVDLTPDTLPYWELRATSSLVTGIEEAFIESYRDGSFQYVLIAADRV comes from the coding sequence GTGACCACTGAGACCACTTCCACCGCCACCCCCCCCACCGCGAAGATCCCGGCCCCGGCGACGCCGTACCAGGGAGACATCGCCAGCTACTGGAACAACGAGGCACGGCCGGTCAACCTCCGCCTCGGCGACGTGGACGGGCTCTACCACCACCACTACGGCATCGGCTCCGTGGACTACGCCGCGCTCGGCGACCCGGCACACAGCGAATACGAGAAGAAGCTCATCGCGGAGCTGCACCGGCTGGAGTCGGCACAAGCCGATTTCCTCATGGACCACCTCGGCCCCGTCGGCCCCGACGACACCCTCGTCGACGCCGGCTGCGGGCGCGGCGGATCCATGGTCATGGCCCACCACCGCTTCGGCTGCCGGGTCGAGGGCGTCACCCTGTCCGCCACCCAGGCGGAGTTCGGCAACAGGCGCGCGCGAGAACTGCGCATCGAGGACCACGTCCGCTCCCGCGTGTGCAACATGCTCGACACGCCCTTCGGCAAGGGCAGCATCGCGGCCTCGTGGAACAACGAGTCGACCATGTACGTCGACCTTCACGATCTGTTCGCCGAGCACTCGCGCTTCCTGAGGGTGGGCGGCCGGTACGTGACGATCACCGGCTGCTGGAACCCCCGCTACGGCCAGCCGTCGAAGTGGGTATCCCAGATCAACGCCCACTTCGAGTGCAACATCCACTCCCGCCGCGAGTATCTGCGCGCCATGGCCGACAACCGGCTTGTGCCGCACACCATCGTCGACCTCACCCCGGACACGCTGCCCTACTGGGAGTTGCGGGCCACGTCCTCGCTGGTCACCGGAATCGAGGAGGCGTTCATCGAGTCGTACCGGGACGGCTCCTTCCAGTACGTCCTGATCGCGGCCGACCGCGTGTGA
- a CDS encoding SDR family NAD(P)-dependent oxidoreductase, with protein sequence MKPGSIAADVIFVGDPVYGTTKAAVTRLTRNLRAPLGPRGVRVRTVNPAFAVTELGADMVHEATRAGLVAVAGPGGWRSRCARLHAASAAAGGGRTPAVRGPASDRPVRPRGRTGHAATAFALPLVPGMGRREGPGTCRS encoded by the coding sequence GTGAAGCCGGGCTCGATCGCGGCGGACGTGATCTTCGTCGGCGACCCGGTCTACGGCACGACCAAGGCGGCGGTCACCCGGTTGACCCGCAACCTGCGTGCCCCGCTGGGGCCCCGCGGCGTGCGCGTGCGAACCGTCAACCCGGCCTTCGCCGTCACCGAGCTCGGCGCCGACATGGTGCACGAGGCCACTCGGGCCGGGCTGGTCGCCGTTGCGGGACCTGGCGGGTGGCGTTCTCGGTGCGCACGGCTGCATGCAGCGTCGGCGGCCGCAGGAGGCGGCAGAACTCCGGCCGTCCGCGGCCCGGCCTCCGACCGGCCCGTCAGGCCGAGGGGGCGGACGGGGCACGCGGCCACCGCGTTTGCCCTGCCACTGGTGCCAGGCATGGGCAGGAGGGAGGGCCCAGGAACGTGCCGAAGCTGA